The Azospirillaceae bacterium genome has a segment encoding these proteins:
- a CDS encoding SGNH/GDSL hydrolase family protein, translating into MGHVVLLGDSVFDNAAYVAGGPDVVRQLRERLPAGWRATLNAVDGAVIGGVERQLGHLPPDASHLVVSVGGNDALGNAGILEAGARSVAEVLDRLAGIREQFERDYRTMLRQVAARGLPTAVCTIYDPRFPDPLRRRRAVTALATLNDVITRLAFANGLPLVDLRLVCNEDGDFANPIEPSVQGGAKIATAIAALATTQDFRPGRSTVFVR; encoded by the coding sequence ATGGGGCATGTCGTGCTTCTGGGGGACTCGGTGTTCGACAACGCCGCCTACGTGGCGGGGGGCCCCGATGTCGTCCGGCAACTGCGCGAACGTTTGCCGGCCGGCTGGCGGGCGACGCTGAACGCGGTGGACGGCGCCGTCATCGGCGGCGTCGAACGGCAACTCGGCCACCTGCCCCCCGATGCCAGCCACCTCGTGGTCAGCGTCGGCGGCAACGATGCGCTGGGCAACGCCGGGATCCTGGAAGCGGGTGCCCGCTCGGTGGCCGAGGTGCTGGACCGGCTGGCCGGGATCCGGGAACAGTTCGAACGGGATTACCGGACCATGCTGCGCCAAGTGGCGGCGCGCGGCCTGCCCACGGCGGTGTGCACGATCTACGATCCGCGCTTTCCCGACCCGCTGCGGCGAAGACGGGCGGTGACGGCCCTTGCGACCCTGAACGACGTCATCACGCGGCTGGCGTTCGCGAACGGCCTGCCCCTGGTCGATCTGCGCCTGGTCTGCAACGAGGACGGCGACTTCGCCAACCCGATCGAACCCTCGGTCCAGGGCGGCGCCAAGATCGCGACGGCCATCGCCGCGCTTGCCACCACGCAGGATTTCCGGCCCGGCCGGTCCACGGTGTTCGTGCGCTGA
- a CDS encoding 3-hydroxyacyl-CoA dehydrogenase — translation MGGAGGDAPAGGIRTVGVVGTGTMGRGIIQWAAQAGCRVLGFDAQPGAAAKARDGVAGVLDGLMAKGRLTPDARDAAVSNILVADRMEDLAGADLVVEAIVERLDAKRDLFGRLEALMADSAILATNTSSLSVAAIAAGLRRPDRVAGLHFFNPVPLMKVVEVVRAARTDAQVVDRLAAFVAATGHRAVVCADTPGFIVNHAGRGLGTEGLRVVLEGVCGFADVDRILREAAGFRMGPFELMDLTGLDVSFPVMELIYAQYYQEPRYRPSPLLAARHAAGLLGRKTGEGFYRYQDGAQVRPPEPPVPDPALARARPVWLSRARPDRAARVEAALLGAGAWMDEGAMPRADALIVTTPMGPDATSTALDQALDPARLVAVDTLFGLDGRRTVMATPATLPEYRDQARALFGARGHPCTLVEDSPGFVAPRVVATIVNIGCDIAQQRIATPADIDAAVRLGLGYPAGPLELGDRIGARTVLAILEAMQDFYGDPRYRPSPWLKRRAMLGMPLAG, via the coding sequence ATGGGTGGTGCGGGCGGGGATGCGCCGGCGGGCGGCATCCGTACGGTTGGCGTGGTGGGAACCGGCACCATGGGGCGCGGCATCATCCAATGGGCCGCGCAGGCCGGATGCCGGGTGTTGGGCTTCGATGCGCAGCCTGGGGCGGCGGCCAAGGCCCGCGACGGTGTGGCCGGCGTGCTGGACGGGCTTATGGCCAAGGGGCGCCTGACGCCGGACGCCCGGGACGCCGCGGTGTCGAACATTCTGGTCGCCGACCGGATGGAGGATCTGGCCGGGGCGGACCTGGTGGTGGAAGCCATCGTCGAGCGGCTGGACGCCAAGCGGGATCTGTTCGGGCGGTTGGAGGCGTTGATGGCCGACTCCGCCATCCTGGCCACCAACACCTCGTCCCTGTCCGTGGCCGCCATCGCCGCCGGGCTGCGGCGCCCGGACCGCGTTGCGGGACTGCATTTCTTCAACCCCGTTCCCCTGATGAAGGTGGTCGAGGTGGTTCGCGCCGCCCGCACCGATGCGCAGGTGGTGGACCGGCTTGCCGCCTTTGTGGCGGCCACGGGGCACCGGGCCGTGGTGTGCGCCGACACGCCGGGGTTCATCGTCAACCATGCCGGGCGGGGCCTCGGTACCGAAGGGCTGCGGGTGGTGCTGGAGGGCGTGTGCGGCTTCGCCGACGTCGACCGCATCCTGCGCGAGGCGGCCGGCTTCCGGATGGGCCCGTTCGAACTGATGGACCTGACCGGTCTGGACGTGTCGTTCCCGGTCATGGAGCTGATCTACGCCCAGTACTACCAGGAACCCCGCTACCGGCCGTCGCCGCTCCTGGCGGCCCGCCATGCGGCCGGCCTGTTGGGCCGCAAGACGGGCGAGGGCTTCTACCGCTACCAGGACGGGGCCCAGGTGCGTCCGCCCGAGCCACCCGTGCCGGATCCGGCCCTGGCCCGTGCCCGGCCGGTCTGGCTGTCCCGAGCCCGGCCGGACCGGGCGGCACGGGTGGAAGCCGCCCTGCTCGGTGCCGGGGCTTGGATGGACGAGGGCGCGATGCCGAGGGCCGACGCCTTGATCGTCACCACCCCAATGGGGCCGGACGCCACGTCGACGGCACTGGATCAGGCCCTGGATCCCGCCCGGCTGGTCGCGGTCGATACGCTGTTCGGTCTGGACGGGCGCCGGACGGTGATGGCGACGCCGGCCACGCTTCCCGAATACCGCGACCAGGCGCGCGCCTTGTTCGGTGCCCGCGGGCACCCCTGCACCCTGGTCGAGGACTCCCCCGGCTTCGTGGCGCCGCGTGTGGTGGCGACCATTGTGAATATCGGCTGCGACATTGCCCAGCAACGCATCGCCACCCCTGCCGACATCGACGCCGCCGTGCGGCTCGGCCTCGGCTATCCGGCCGGTCCCCTGGAACTCGGCGACCGGATCGGGGCGCGCACGGTGCTGGCGATCCTGGAAGCCATGCAGGACTTCTACGGCGACCCGCGCTACCGCCCCAGCCCGTGGCTGAAGCGCCGCGCCATGCTGGGCATGCCGCTGGCGGGGTGA
- a CDS encoding SDR family oxidoreductase, translated as MARGTSGSATGTVVVTGGSAGLGRAIALEFARRGWNVALVARGRERLRHALEEVQATGARGLALVADVADAGALFRAADQAADVLGGIDIWINNAATNLFAEFEDITPGEFRRATEVIYLGQVHGTMAALRHMRPRDHGTIVQIGSALAYRAIPMQTAYCGAKFAVRGFTDALRSELRHESSNVKLTMVQLPAMNTPQFEWSTNKMGRRFQPVPPIYQPEAVAVQVVDAAIAAPRERWIGLSTLTTVLGTMAAPGLGDRVLAREGYTLQLTHEPTPRDTVSNLYEPAPGDFAAHGRFDAKAYNNARMFSPGAVRATIAVAGLGLLAGALALGRRSGAARARGTVQAGRSQWVGAEGQQARAVSGPRSMQAGDAEVMGAAGGVVAAELGESR; from the coding sequence ATGGCGCGGGGGACTTCGGGTTCGGCGACCGGGACGGTGGTGGTCACGGGGGGCTCGGCCGGTTTGGGGCGGGCGATCGCGTTGGAGTTCGCCCGCCGCGGCTGGAACGTGGCACTGGTCGCGCGCGGGCGCGAGCGGCTGCGCCACGCGCTGGAGGAGGTGCAGGCGACCGGCGCGCGCGGCTTGGCCCTGGTGGCCGATGTGGCCGATGCCGGCGCCCTGTTCCGCGCGGCCGACCAGGCGGCCGATGTGCTGGGCGGCATCGACATCTGGATCAACAACGCCGCGACCAACCTGTTTGCGGAGTTCGAGGACATCACGCCGGGCGAGTTCCGCCGGGCGACCGAGGTGATCTACCTGGGTCAGGTGCACGGGACCATGGCCGCCCTGCGCCATATGCGCCCCCGCGACCACGGCACCATTGTTCAGATCGGCTCGGCCCTGGCCTACCGTGCGATCCCGATGCAGACGGCCTATTGCGGTGCGAAGTTCGCCGTGCGCGGGTTCACCGACGCACTGCGGTCCGAACTGCGGCACGAGAGCAGCAACGTCAAGCTGACCATGGTGCAGCTGCCGGCGATGAACACGCCGCAATTCGAATGGTCCACCAACAAGATGGGCCGCCGGTTCCAGCCCGTGCCACCCATCTACCAGCCCGAGGCGGTCGCCGTGCAGGTCGTGGATGCCGCGATCGCCGCCCCGCGGGAGCGCTGGATCGGCCTGTCGACCCTGACCACGGTCCTGGGCACCATGGCGGCACCCGGCCTCGGCGACCGGGTTCTGGCCCGCGAGGGGTACACGCTGCAACTGACCCACGAGCCCACGCCACGGGACACGGTGTCCAACCTGTACGAGCCGGCACCCGGTGACTTTGCCGCGCATGGCCGCTTCGACGCCAAGGCGTACAACAATGCCCGGATGTTCAGCCCCGGTGCCGTTCGCGCCACCATCGCCGTCGCCGGCTTGGGGCTGCTGGCGGGTGCATTGGCACTTGGTCGGCGGTCGGGTGCGGCCCGCGCCAGGGGGACTGTGCAGGCCGGCCGTTCCCAATGGGTCGGCGCCGAGGGGCAACAAGCCCGGGCGGTATCGGGACCGCGGTCCATGCAGGCCGGCGACGCCGAGGTGATGGGCGCGGCCGGCGGCGTGGTCGCGGCGGAGTTGGGCGAGAGCCGTTAG
- a CDS encoding family 1 glycosylhydrolase — translation MLGSQGLELWGGLECTVVQIGDRFRDQIAETGHRDRIEDLDAVAALGIRTLRYPVLWETVAPDDPAECDFTWHDARMARLRDLGIAPIAGLVHHGSGPRYTGLLDPAFPEMLARHAERVAARYPWVDMFTPINEPLTTARFSGLYGHWAPHGGDLATFLRCLVTECKAVVLAMRAIRRITPGARLIQTDDMGKTFSTPRLAYQAEHENERRWLGFDLLCGRVDRTHSWYRGFTAAGVEEADLALFLEGGGTPDIIGINHYLTSERYLDENLDRYPSHLHGGNGRERYADAEAVRMDWPVGETGIDVRLREVWERYHLPTAITEAHHGCTRDEQVRWLVEVWNGASRLRAEGVDLRAVTVWSMFGAVDWNSLLVRETGLYEPGPFDVRFSPPRRTALGAAAEALARTGTFDHPVLDRPGWWHRPERLYMPSEVARERRPGAAAPRRVLVTGATGTLGRAFARVCAMRGLDCDLVSRADMDIADPASVAAALARYRPWAVVNTAGYVRVANAEHEPERCFRENVVGAAVLGEACAAAGIPYVTFSSDLVFDGRLGRAYVESDRTSPEGVYGASKAEAERQVAAVHPRAMIVRTSAFFGPWDRYNFIHHTLRSLADGRRVEAASDAEVSPTYVPDLVHATLDLLIDGATGVWHLANQGQVSWYELAVRAARTAGVDASKVARVDGGERRATVLSSERGLILPPLDSAMDRYFLDAAD, via the coding sequence GCAGATCGGTGACCGCTTCCGCGACCAGATCGCCGAGACCGGCCACCGGGACCGGATCGAGGATCTGGACGCCGTCGCGGCATTGGGCATCCGGACCCTGCGCTACCCGGTCCTGTGGGAAACGGTGGCTCCGGACGATCCGGCCGAGTGCGACTTCACCTGGCACGATGCCCGCATGGCCCGGCTGCGCGACCTGGGGATCGCCCCCATCGCCGGCTTGGTCCACCACGGCAGCGGTCCCCGCTACACCGGCCTGCTCGATCCCGCCTTCCCCGAGATGCTGGCGCGGCATGCGGAACGGGTGGCGGCCCGCTATCCGTGGGTGGACATGTTCACGCCCATCAACGAGCCGCTGACCACCGCACGGTTCAGCGGCCTGTACGGGCATTGGGCGCCCCATGGTGGCGATCTGGCGACGTTCCTGCGCTGCCTGGTGACCGAATGCAAGGCGGTGGTCCTGGCCATGCGCGCCATCCGCCGCATCACGCCGGGGGCGCGACTGATCCAGACCGACGACATGGGCAAGACCTTCAGCACGCCGCGGCTCGCGTACCAGGCCGAGCACGAGAACGAACGCCGCTGGCTGGGCTTCGACCTGCTCTGCGGTCGGGTGGACCGCACCCATTCCTGGTACCGCGGGTTCACCGCGGCCGGGGTCGAAGAGGCCGACCTGGCACTGTTCCTGGAAGGCGGCGGGACGCCCGACATCATCGGGATCAACCATTACCTGACCAGCGAGCGCTATCTGGACGAAAACCTCGACCGCTACCCGTCCCACCTGCATGGCGGGAACGGGCGGGAGCGCTACGCCGATGCCGAGGCCGTGCGGATGGATTGGCCGGTGGGCGAGACCGGCATCGACGTGCGCCTGCGCGAGGTGTGGGAGCGATACCACCTGCCCACGGCGATCACCGAGGCGCATCATGGCTGTACGCGCGACGAGCAGGTGCGCTGGCTGGTGGAGGTCTGGAACGGCGCATCGCGCCTGCGCGCCGAGGGCGTGGACCTGCGTGCCGTTACCGTTTGGTCGATGTTCGGGGCGGTGGATTGGAACTCGTTGCTTGTCCGCGAAACCGGACTCTATGAGCCGGGCCCATTCGATGTGCGGTTCTCGCCACCACGGCGCACGGCCCTGGGGGCGGCGGCCGAGGCGCTGGCCAGGACGGGCACCTTCGACCATCCGGTGTTGGACCGGCCGGGTTGGTGGCACCGGCCCGAACGCCTGTACATGCCGTCCGAGGTCGCGCGGGAGCGTCGGCCCGGCGCCGCAGCGCCGCGGCGGGTGCTGGTCACCGGTGCCACCGGTACGCTCGGCCGCGCCTTCGCCCGGGTCTGTGCCATGCGCGGGCTCGACTGCGATCTGGTCAGCCGGGCGGACATGGACATCGCGGATCCGGCGTCGGTGGCGGCGGCGCTTGCCCGCTACAGGCCCTGGGCGGTGGTCAACACCGCCGGCTATGTGCGGGTGGCCAATGCCGAGCACGAACCGGAACGCTGCTTCCGCGAGAACGTCGTCGGTGCCGCGGTCCTGGGCGAGGCGTGCGCCGCGGCGGGCATACCCTACGTCACCTTCTCCTCCGACCTGGTGTTCGACGGCCGGCTCGGCCGCGCCTATGTGGAGAGCGACAGGACCAGCCCCGAAGGCGTGTACGGGGCCAGCAAGGCCGAGGCGGAGCGCCAGGTGGCCGCCGTCCATCCCCGTGCGATGATCGTCCGCACCAGCGCCTTCTTCGGTCCTTGGGACCGCTACAATTTCATCCACCACACGCTGCGGTCCCTGGCGGACGGGCGGCGGGTGGAAGCCGCATCGGATGCGGAGGTGTCGCCCACCTACGTTCCCGACCTGGTGCATGCCACGCTCGACCTGCTGATCGATGGGGCCACCGGGGTTTGGCATCTCGCCAACCAGGGCCAGGTGTCCTGGTACGAGCTGGCGGTGCGCGCCGCCAGGACGGCCGGGGTCGATGCATCCAAGGTCGCGCGGGTGGACGGGGGCGAGCGGCGCGCCACGGTCCTGTCCAGCGAGCGCGGCCTGATCCTGCCGCCGCTCGACAGCGCCATGGACCGATATTTCCTGGATGCGGCCGACTGA